The segment AAACTGCAAGGGAGAACCGGGCATGGCACGCGGCAGGAAGAAGTTGAGGGACACCGCGGCGATCAACACGAGAACGTACTGTCCAACCCGCTCCAGCATGACGTCCCCTTACCTCAAGAACGAACGCTTGTTGATGATGCCCTGCCCCTTCTGGAACTTCCAGCCGTCGTACGCATTCGCGTCAAAGGCGTACACCGTGTCGGGGTACCACAGCGTCAGGAACGGCAGGTCCTTGGCAATGATCTCCTGAACGCGTGCGGCGAGCGTCTCGCGGGCATTGGCATCCACCGTCGTCAGCATGCGCGTGGTCAAGGTGTCCACCGTCTTGTTCCGGTACCCACCGACGTTCAAGGTGCCGATCACGGGGTTCGAGTGGAACAGTCCCGCCAGGTTGAGCTGCGATTGAACGGGCGCCGACCAGCCCCACATGGCCACGTCGAAATTGCGGCCTTTCGCGACATCGAAATCGGGCCACAGCGCCTGCTGAACCGTCGTGGGATCCAGCGACTTGATGGTGAGCCGGATGCCCGTCGGGCGCAGCTGCGAGGCGATGATCTCCGCCGCGCGAATCCGCTGCGGGTTGTTGGAGGCGACCAGAAAGGTCAGGTCCAGGGGTTTGCCATCTCTTCCCATCCGGACCCCGGCGCGGTTGAGCTTGAAGCCGAGGGTATCCAGCGCCCTGTTCGCCTGCGCCAGCGTCATTTTCGGGTAGGCCGGGGCCGCTTTGCTGAAGAAGGGACTGTCTGGATGCACGAAGCCTGCGGTGCCGGGAGTGCCGTTGCCCAGGAGGATCGTTTCGACCAGCGCCTTGTTGTTGACCAGTCCGGCAACCACCCGCCGGAACCCCACGTTGTTAAATGGCGCGGTGGTGGTGTTGAACTGCAAGAGCGTACTCGTGTAGCTGGGGCCCCGCAGGGTCTTCAGGCGGGCGTTCCCGGCGAACCGTTGAATGAGTTCCGGCGGCACTTCACGCGCGGCGGCGTTGATCTGCCCGGCCTGGAGCGCCTGGAACATGGAGGTTGGGTCCGGAATGACCGCCAGGACCACCTCATCGGCACCGGGCTTGGCGGCGAAGTAATCCGCATTCTCCGTTAAACGGTAGGACTGGTCGGTCTTGTGGTCGACGAGTTTGTAAGGTCCGGAGCCGATGACGTTCTTGAATGTCTTCGGAGCGGTGACGCTCTCCCAGATGTGTCTGGGCAGGATGGGCGCGTCCGCGAGAGGCTGGAGGAGGAAATTGGCGCCCGGCTGCTCGAGGGTGATGATCACCGTGCGTGCGTCCGGGGTGCGGATGCTGGTGATGGGGCGCACCGCCGAGGCGAAGCGGCCCACGACCGGGTACTTCTTGTAGTACTCGAAGCTGAACTTGACATCCGCGCTGGTCAGCGGTCGACCATCGTGCCACTTGACGCCGTCTTTTAACTTCAGCGTCCAGACCTTCCCGTCCTTCACCGAGTACGACTCGACCAGCCACGGCCGGGGCACGTCGTTAAGGTCATTGACGAACAACGTGTCGTACACCAGGCTCATCAGGTTGTATCCGGGGTAGCCGGTGACGTACGTGAACGGCGA is part of the Deinococcus sp. YIM 134068 genome and harbors:
- a CDS encoding ABC transporter substrate-binding protein; this translates as MLAIPQDEGELSPFTYVTGYPGYNLMSLVYDTLFVNDLNDVPRPWLVESYSVKDGKVWTLKLKDGVKWHDGRPLTSADVKFSFEYYKKYPVVGRFASAVRPITSIRTPDARTVIITLEQPGANFLLQPLADAPILPRHIWESVTAPKTFKNVIGSGPYKLVDHKTDQSYRLTENADYFAAKPGADEVVLAVIPDPTSMFQALQAGQINAAAREVPPELIQRFAGNARLKTLRGPSYTSTLLQFNTTTAPFNNVGFRRVVAGLVNNKALVETILLGNGTPGTAGFVHPDSPFFSKAAPAYPKMTLAQANRALDTLGFKLNRAGVRMGRDGKPLDLTFLVASNNPQRIRAAEIIASQLRPTGIRLTIKSLDPTTVQQALWPDFDVAKGRNFDVAMWGWSAPVQSQLNLAGLFHSNPVIGTLNVGGYRNKTVDTLTTRMLTTVDANARETLAARVQEIIAKDLPFLTLWYPDTVYAFDANAYDGWKFQKGQGIINKRSFLR